One region of Yersinia bercovieri ATCC 43970 genomic DNA includes:
- a CDS encoding methyl-accepting chemotaxis protein yields the protein MLKTTQARFTLLVSVFFILLLIITLVVIQLFITPQLKQSESTIVGNSVDQIATAITAQMNKVEAQARSITQAVAIMDSSTIDSLLPGLVDQYGDSNVFGGGIWPLPNKREQGVAKFSTFFARNGENKLTVNTHWNSPESQNYFEQSWYKDGLNAPKGFCAWAKAYQDDASPQPRTNCAMAIYKGNEAYGVSTIDVTLGFFNRLVKEMEQKVNGTILIVEADGKIVGSSALADGKAELKNLSDFAASLPMAAETQRLLPQMREQKSLESEFDVDGTSHTLFIRPIANSPWYLVTDLPTSLLVKQSHSILMHLGLVQIPIMLLLLIFLVFSIRVFMKRLANLKENITALSAGGADLTQRLPESSSPEFNAINQSFNAFIDYLQQMMRQVGESSLAIASASREIASGNLDLSARTEDQASSIEETAASMDELTSTVKQNADNASHANQLAMDASAVAVKGSTVVKKVVDTMGSINHSSKKIVDIISVIDSIAFQTNILALNAAVEAARAGEQGRGFAVVASEVRNLAQRSATSAREIKKLIEDSVSDIAIGTGLVADAGTTMDDLMSGVSNVAALMNEIMSSSQEQSLGIEQVNLAINQLDNATQQNAALVEQVAAAAQAMQDQTLQLESVISGFKV from the coding sequence ATGCTAAAAACCACTCAAGCCCGATTCACCTTACTCGTTAGTGTGTTTTTCATTCTTTTGCTAATCATCACCCTGGTGGTGATTCAGCTTTTTATCACACCACAACTCAAACAATCGGAAAGCACTATTGTTGGCAATAGCGTTGACCAAATTGCGACGGCCATCACCGCGCAAATGAATAAAGTGGAAGCCCAGGCCCGCAGTATTACCCAGGCGGTTGCCATTATGGACAGCAGTACCATCGACTCACTATTACCGGGCTTGGTGGATCAATACGGCGACAGCAATGTATTCGGCGGCGGTATTTGGCCTCTGCCCAATAAACGTGAGCAAGGGGTGGCGAAATTCAGCACCTTTTTTGCCCGTAATGGGGAAAATAAGTTAACGGTTAACACTCATTGGAACTCGCCAGAATCGCAAAATTATTTTGAGCAGTCGTGGTACAAAGATGGCTTAAATGCGCCGAAAGGCTTCTGCGCCTGGGCTAAAGCCTATCAGGATGACGCCAGCCCGCAGCCGAGAACCAACTGTGCGATGGCGATTTATAAAGGCAACGAGGCATATGGCGTTTCAACCATTGACGTCACTTTAGGCTTCTTTAACCGCCTGGTTAAAGAGATGGAGCAGAAAGTGAACGGCACCATTCTGATTGTCGAAGCGGATGGTAAGATTGTGGGTAGCAGCGCCTTGGCTGACGGCAAAGCAGAGCTAAAAAATCTCTCTGATTTTGCCGCTAGTTTGCCGATGGCGGCCGAAACCCAGCGGTTGTTGCCACAAATGAGAGAGCAAAAATCGCTGGAAAGCGAATTTGATGTCGATGGCACCTCACACACCCTGTTTATCCGCCCGATCGCCAATAGCCCATGGTATTTGGTCACTGACTTGCCAACCAGCTTATTGGTCAAACAGAGCCACAGTATCCTGATGCATCTGGGGCTAGTACAGATTCCTATCATGCTGTTATTGCTGATTTTCCTGGTGTTCTCTATCCGCGTATTTATGAAGCGCTTAGCGAATTTGAAAGAGAATATCACCGCATTGTCTGCGGGCGGGGCCGACTTAACCCAGCGCTTGCCGGAAAGCAGCAGTCCGGAGTTCAATGCCATTAACCAGAGTTTCAATGCTTTTATCGACTATTTGCAGCAAATGATGCGCCAAGTCGGTGAGAGCAGTTTGGCTATTGCATCGGCATCACGTGAAATCGCCAGCGGTAATCTGGACTTGTCTGCCCGTACCGAAGATCAGGCCAGCTCAATTGAAGAGACGGCGGCTTCGATGGATGAGCTGACCAGTACCGTGAAGCAAAATGCGGATAACGCCAGCCATGCCAACCAATTGGCGATGGATGCTTCAGCCGTGGCGGTGAAGGGCAGTACGGTAGTGAAAAAAGTGGTGGATACCATGGGTTCCATCAATCATTCATCGAAGAAAATTGTCGATATTATCAGTGTGATTGACAGTATTGCCTTCCAAACCAATATATTGGCACTGAATGCGGCAGTGGAGGCCGCCAGAGCGGGTGAGCAGGGGCGTGGTTTTGCGGTGGTCGCATCGGAGGTGCGTAATTTAGCGCAACGTTCGGCAACTTCTGCCCGCGAGATTAAAAAGCTGATTGAAGATTCGGTGTCTGATATTGCGATTGGTACTGGCTTAGTGGCCGATGCGGGCACTACCATGGATGATCTGATGAGCGGTGTTTCCAATGTGGCGGCACTGATGAATGAGATTATGTCATCCAGCCAGGAGCAGAGTTTGGGGATCGAGCAGGTTAATTTGGCGATTAATCAGTTAGATAACGCAACTCAGCAAAATGCGGCGCTGGTGGAGCAAGTGGCGGCAGCGGCTCAAGCCATGCAGGATCAAACCTTGCAGTTGGAGAGTGTCATTAGCGGCTTTAAGGTTTAA